Proteins encoded by one window of Ascochyta rabiei chromosome 1, complete sequence:
- a CDS encoding CorA metal ion transporter, with amino-acid sequence MASDPPRPAGPTPLIAVSGGASTSQQQAAGSSSAVGKKKKTHRGGKKRRNRRQSFAATADMGHGDASNDRPSLEDIAGHGNSRGSTSFYGLSRNLSTTSLESEALLDHRDHQPARTRRQSIPATSMYAPRASQQLNNSPGRLNVPSSYGKSRLSHTPVASYSDHDDADDADDRTPLMMGSPRDNRKGNNYGTGAPGVTPKKRRTSTASGKQRPAMFGHHSQSNLNDGYDVNNPPSVPASPVFEANPGLDDVALPIDLEHSPDPGRSRDALIDIDEPSGGSNPGSPKQGDFHRRMTQSFAADDDVCFPHDAMSELGQQDYLNDPTGEPTSRRRRRRWPDLDVLASWSHEEKEQRTMEGIRLRKVSEPLMVDGRLRPRQRNWHREADDAPFRFTYFNETFDNTIHSQTISELLQPGQSFRDLFVPEPVIIEDSSDDDSDAEDMPRASANTNGNSTTTTRSPSNTNDKVSSGEQTRTSTPRLQAEEPKAKGDGQQKRYGPRPAWWLDVMSPTETEMKVISKTFGIHPLTSEDILMQEQREKVELFKHYYFINYRTFEQDQSSEDYLEPVNLYIVVFREGVISFHFSMTPHPANVRRRIRQLSDYLVLSPDWISYAMIDDITDAYAPMIQSIEEEVDDIDEAILRLHNADDEDNSDSDEYDEKQSKERSGRDMLRRVGECRKKVMSLYRLLGNKADVIKGFAKRCNEHWDIAPRNEIGMYLGDIQDHIVTMTGNLSHYENLLSRAHSNYLAQINIRMNERQEQTSDILGKLTVLGTIVLPMNVVTGIWGMNCIVPGQDVENLNWFFGITGGLLGFGLLCYMIAKRVYGIV; translated from the exons ATGGCGAGTGATCCACCGCGCCCGGCCGGGCCCACGCCACTGATCGCCGTGTCTGGCGGTGCGTCCACCTCGCAGCAGCAGGCGGCGGGCTCCTCGTCTGCAGTcgggaagaagaagaagacgcaCCGCGGCGGCAAGAAGAGGCGCAACCGTCGCCAGTCGTTCGCCGCGACGGCAGACATGGGCCACGGCGACGCCAGCAATGACCGCCCATCGCTCGAGGACATTGCCGGCCATGGCAACTCTCGGGGCAGCACCAGCTTCTACGGGCTCTCACGCAACCTCAGCACCACCAGCCTGGAGAGCGAGGCGCTCCTCGACCACCGCGACCACCAGCCCGCAAGGACGCGCCGACAGAGCATACCCGCTACCTCCATGTATGCGCCACGAGCAAGCCAGCAGCTCAACAACTCGCCCGGCCGTCTCAATGTGCCCTCTTCGTACGGCAAGTCGAGGCTCTCGCACACGCCCGTGGCCAGCTACAGCGACCACGACGACGCCGATGACGCCGACGACCGAACTCCCTTGATGATGGGCTCTCCTCGAGACAACAGGAAGGGGAACAACTACGGTACAGGCGCGCCAGGCGTGACGCccaagaagaggaggaccAGCACAGCAAGCGGCAAGCAGCGCCCTGCCATGTTCGGTCATCACTCGCAGTCCAACCTCAACGACGGCTACGATGTCAACAACCCGCCCTCTGTGCCTGCAAGCCCTGTGTTCGAGGCCAACCCTGGCCTTGACGACGTTGCGCTTCCAATTGACCTGGAGCACTCTCCTGACCCAGGCAGATCTCGCGATGCTCTGATCGACATTGACGAGCCAAGTGGAGGATCCAACCCAGGCTCTCCTAAGCAGGGCGACTTCCACCGCCGTATGACCCAGTCTTTCGCCGCAGACGACGATGTGTGCTTCCCGCACGACGCCATGTCCGAGCTGGGGCAGCAAGACTACCTCAACGACCCCACAGGAGAGCCTACcagtcgccgccgccgccgccgttgGCCTGATCTTGACGTGCTGGCATCCTGGTCGCACGAAGAGAAGGAGCAGCGAACCATGGAGGGCATTCGTCTCCGCAAAGTCAGCGAACCGCTCATGGTCGACGGCCGACTGCGCCCACGCCAGCGCAACTGGCACCGCGAGGCCGACGATGCTCCGTTCCGCTTCACCTACTTCAACGAGACGTTTGACAACACCATCCATAGCCAGACTATCAGTGAGCTCCTGCAACCTGGACAGTCCTTCAGAGACCTTTTTGTGCCGGAACCCGTCATCATTGAAGACAGCAGTGACGACGATTCGGACGCGGAGGACATGCCGCGCGCAAGCGCAAACACGAATGGCAACTCCACGACCACGACACGGTCCCCGTCCAACACAAACGACAAGGTGTCCTCTGGTGAACAGACGCGTACGAGCACCCCGCGCCTACAAGCCGAAGAGCCCAAAGCCAAGGGTGACGGCCAACAGAAGCGTTATGGCCCACGACCGGCGTGGTGGCTTGATGTCATGTCGCCCACCGAGACGGAGATGAAGGTCATCTCGAAGACCTTTGGCATCCACCCACTGACGTCTGAAGATATCTTGATGCAGGAGCAGCGTGAAAAGGTGGAGCTGTTCAAGCACTATTACTTCATCAACTACCGTACCTTTGAACAAGATCAAAGCAGCGAGGACTACCTGGAGCCTGTCAACCTGTACATTGTGGTCTTCCGAGAAGGTGTGATCAGTTTCCACTTCTCCATGACGCCACACCCGGCCAATGTACGCCGTCGCATTCGACAGTTGTCCGATTACCTGGTACTCTCGCCTGATTGGATCTCATATGCCATGATTGACGACATCACCGACGCATACGCGCCCATGATCCAGAGCATCGAGGAGGAAGTTGACGACATTGATGAAGCTATCCTGCGCCTCCACAACGCCGACGATGAGGACAATTCTGATTCAGACGAGTACGATGAGAAGCAAAGCAAGGAGAGGAGTGGGCGTGATATGCTGCGTCGTGTCGGCGAGTGCAGGAAGAAGGTTATGAGTCTGTACCGTCTGCTGGGTAACAAGGCCGATGTCATCAAGGGCTTCGCAAAGCGGTGTAACGAGCACTGGGACATTGCGCCTCGTAACGAGATCGGCATGTACCTGGGCGATATCCAGGATCACATCGTCACCATGACGGGCAACCTGAGTCATTACGAGAA CCTTCTGTCTCGCGCGCACAGCAACTACCTTGCGCAGATCAACATCCGCATGAACGAGCGCCAAGAACAGACATCAGATATCCTCGGCAAGCTGACCGTTCTGGGTACCATTGTTCTGCCTATGAACGTCGTCACCGGTATCTGGGGTATGAACTGTATCGTTCCTGGCCAGGATGTCGAAAATCTCAACTGGTTCTTTGGCATTACCGGAGGTCTTCTTGGCTTCGGTCTGCTTTGTTATATGATCGCAAAGAGGGTGTATGGTATTGTCTGA
- a CDS encoding Non-specific serine/threonine protein kinase, translating into MGSDDIVDFEVIENSKENIQAIPSGRSARALAQLYTPPLGAKPGHAPSPLQSQDAHSATRLEFEKELMNIDDSDDPLDIYDRYVKWTLDAYPSAQNDKQSQLCPLLERATKAFQSSTHYKNDPRYLKLWLHYIRLFSDTPQEVFRFLARHSIGDGLALYYEEFAAWLEGAGRFSQAEEIYNMGIEREARPTERLVRKYGEFQHRLESRPQDVPEPSSPALPAIRPALAAKVDPFAPASPEPQAQSQPKAAKPKSGKPKMAIFSDEGEPARTSSSGSGKGWDSIGTVADRKKENAQEARPWAGETLKGGKTNKGAGKMMIFKDETKSYLEDETCKSHPLREQLQAVNPKTGRVEVVFVDLEQVYPNHEDPMSVEFSFEELRARHRGWLDRDWAAIRREEQEQARKLAEEAAAAQPPKPKPAPLAPKQEPLAPKQDAQKPPKPQTVPLKGGEDGVLADDDENRPPSQADVEKARAAKKARKEERANRTRKIQVLDVKEISGETQTIQAKLDSPSKKSKVRRKKSGREATMTLHTKEAMDDIYEIFNQPLKKSEEEAAEPQSEEISSDDDESDYTSGAESTATRSEFGDETTVGGDFTLGTVIGDNDSDDGSEADNTEIDNTDVGSVSAWSDLTESKDAAKASDEDDDKDDAHSDDGSENSADESFEEVSHPLVHTEEQNEPEVTTPTSPNAPASLPTRFLPIPPEDHDYPMRPYRDPVQAANNRLPFMTPIVEKTESSLGFATAYAQKEQLNAKTPSRSKGDLIIFEDEDDGEPGSSPYQDLLSQAIDGPGKITKLSLRESKPTMSEPVEERQRKPLAAKPAVFRDPKPTGPIIKDTQCNPVDEVIRNTILQEIQPPLDSYDGYFADTEAVSGKGLEIRKYTKAVSKMKNNAQDKTMTNLAAPPKLQFEGSDRTFTIKRELGKGAFAPVYLIESKLNDEGQDENAPVQMGKGEFGLKRQPLEALKMEDPPTPWEFYIMRQAKRRLGVCRASESIVHAYEMHVFRDECYLVEEFRDQGTLLDLVNIARAENGVMDEQLAMFFTIELFRTVEALHAKGIIHGDLKADNILVRFDALQKGEWDSVYQRDGRDGWASKGISLIDFGRGIDMKAFKPDVQFIADWPTTEADCAEMRELRPWTYQIDYHGLAGIVHNLLFGKYISTVAERGATLGAGATKTYKIKESLKRYWQTEIWHECLDLLLNPLMHMEGEEGRRLPVLKGMREVREKMEVYLEGNCEKGIGLKALVRKMEEAVRKR; encoded by the exons ATGGGCTCCGACGACATTGTCGACTTCGAGGTCATCGAAAACTCGAAGGAAAACATTCAGGCCATTCCCAGCGGCCGCTCTGCTAGAGCACTCGCACAGCTTTACACACCGCCCCTGGGGGCAAAGCCAGGACACGCACCGTCGCCACTGCAGTCACAAGATGCGCATAGTGCTACGCGGCTCGAGTTTGAAAAGGAACTCATGAACATCGACGACTCCGACGACCCGCTCGACATCTACGACCGATACGTCAAGTGGACTCTGGATGCGTACCCCTCTGCGCAGAACGACAAGCAGTCACAGCTGTGTCCACTCCTCGAGCGCGCGACAAAAGCCTTCCAGTCGTCCACACACTACAAGAACGACCCCCGCTATCTGAAGCTCTGGCTGCACTACATCAGACTCTTCTCCGACACACCGCAGGAGGTTTTCAGGTTCCTTGCGCGACACAGCATTGGCGATGGACTGGCGCTGTACTATGAGGAGTTTGCAGCCTGGCTGGAGGGAGCCGGGCGCTTCTCGCAGGCCGAGGAGATCTACAACATGGGCATTGAGCGCGAGGCACGGCCAACTGAGCGCCTGGTCCGCAAATACGGCGAATTCCAGCATCGCCTCGAAAGCCGGCCGCAGGACGTTCCCGAACCTTCGAGCCCTGCCTTGCCCGCTATTCGACCGGCTCTGGCGGCAAAGGTCGACCCATTCGCCCCTGCATCGCCTGAACCGCAGGCGCAGAGCCAGCCCAAGGCAGCCAAGCCAAAATCTGGCAAGCCAAAGATGGCCATCTTCTCGGACGAGGGCGAGCCAGCAAGGACAAGCTCGAGTGGAAGCGGCAAAGGCTGGGACAGCATTGGAACAGTGGCAGACCGCAAGAAGGAGAACGCGCAGGAAGCTCGACCTTGGGCTGGTGAAACACTGAAGGGTGGAAAGACCAACAAAGGCGCGGGCAAGATGATGATTTTCAAGGATGAG ACCAAATCATATCTTGAAGACGAGACATGCAAATCCCACCCACTACGTGAACAGCTACAAGCTGTCAACCCAAAGACAGGCAGAGTCGAGGTCGTATTTGTTGACTTGGAACAAGTATACCCCAACCATGAAGATCCAATGTCAGTAGAGTTTTCATTCGAAGAGCTACGTGCTAGACACAGAGGCTGGCTCGACCGCGATTGGGCGGCCATTCGTCGCGAAGAACAAGAGCAGGCCAGGAAACTCGCTGaagaggctgctgctgcacagCCGCCTAAGCCTAAGCCCGCACCTTTGGCACCAAAGCAAGAGCCTCTAGCGCCCAAGCAAGACGCTCAAAAACCTCCGAAGCCGCAGACTGTACCTCTCAAAGGTGGGGAAGATGGCGTGTTGGCTGATGACGACGAAAACAGACCGCCTTCGCAAGCGGACGTTGAGAAGGCAAGGGCAGCAAAGAAGGCACGGAAGGAAGAGCGCGCGAATCGTACCCGAAAGATCCAAGTCCTAGACGTCAAGGAGATCAGTGGAGAGACACAAACGA TTCAAGCCAAGCTGGATTCTCCATCAAAAAAGTCAAAGGTTCGCCGAAAAAAGAGCGGTCGAGAGGCGACTATGACTCTTCACACAAAGGAGGCGATGGATGACATCTACGAGATTTTTAACCAGCCGCTCAAGAAATCCGAGGAGGAGGCTGCAGAGCCCCAAAGTGAAGAGATCAGCAGTGACGACGATGAGAGTGACTACACAAGTGGTGCAGAGAGCACAGCGACACGCAGCGAGTTTGGCGACGAGACCACGGTTGGTGGGGACTTCACCCTAGGGACGGTAATAGGTGACAACGATTCCGACGATGGCAGCGAGGCCGACAACACTGAAATCGACAACACCGATGTTGGAAGTGTCTCAGCTTGGTCTGATCTCACCGAGAGTAAAGACGCGGCAAAAGCAAgtgacgaggacgacgacaAGGATGATGCCCACTCTGACGACGGCTCTGAAAATTCAGCAGACGAGTCTTTTGAAGAAGTGTCGCATCCACTGGTCCATACAGAAGAGCAGAATGAGCCTGAGGTGACCACCCCTACATCACCAAACGCACCAGCGTCACTGCCTACTCGCTTCCTCCCCATTCCTCCAGAAGACCACGACTACCCCATGAGGCCGTACCGAGATCCCGTGCAGGCCGCGAACAACCGCCTGCCCTTCATGACCCCAATTGTTGAGAAGACTGAATCATCACTGGGTTTTGCAACTGCTTACGCTCAGAAGGAACAACTGAACGCAAAGACGCCGTCACGATCGAAGGGCGATCTAATCATATTCGAGGACGAAGATGATGGTGAGCCTGGCAGCAGCCCCTATCAGGATCTCCTCAGCCAAGCTATTGATGGCCCAGGCAAGATCACGAAGCTGTCCCTTCGAGAATCGAAGCCAACGATGAGTGAACCTGTCGAGGAACGGCAGCGAAAGCCATTGGCGGCAAAGCCAGCTGTATTCAGAGATCCGAAACCAACAGGGCCCATCATCAAGGATACACAGTGCAACCCGGTCGACGAGGTTATTCGCAACACCATTTTACAAGAGATCCAGCCACCACTCGACAGCTATGATGGATACTTTGCGGATACGGAGGCAGTTAGTGGAAAGGGTCTTGAGATTCGAAAATACACGAAGGCGGTGTCGAAGATGAAGAACAACGCTCAGGACAAGACGATGACAAACTTGGCTGCGCCACCTAAGCTCCAGTTTGAAGGATCAGATCGGACCTTCACCATCAAGAGGGAGCTTGGCAAGGGAGCGTTTGCGCCCGTGTATCTCATCGAAAGCAAACTGAATGATGAAGGGCAGGACGAGAACGCACCTGTGCAGATGGGCAAGGGCGAGTTCGGACTCAAGCGCCAGCCTCTCGAAGCCCTGAAGATGGAGGACCCTCCCACGCCGTGGGAGTTCTACATCATGCGACAAGCAAAGCGCCGCCTCGGTGTATGCCGAGCGTCTGAGTCGATTGTCCACGCCTATGAAATGCACGTCTTCAGAGACGAGTGTTACCTTGTTGAGGAGTTCCGTGACCAAGGCACCCTTCTGGATCTTGTCAACATCGCGCGAGCCGAGAACGGGGTCATGGACGAACAGCTAGCCATGTTCTTCACCATAGAACTCTTCCGCACCGTGGAAGCGCTCCACGCCAAAGGCATCATTCACGGCGATCTCAAAGCAGACAACATCCTCGTTCGCTTTGATGCCCTGCAGAAGGGCGAATGGGACTCGGTGTACCAACGCGACGGCCGTGACGGCTGGGCGTCCAAGGGCATCTCCCTTATCGACTTTGGCCGCGGCATCGACATGAAAGCGTTCAAGCCAGACGTGCAGTTCATCGCCGACTGGCCCACGACCGAAGCCGACTGCGCCGAGATGCGCGAGCTGCGCCCTTGGACGTACCAGATCGACTACCACGGCCTAGCTGGCATTGTGCACAACCTCCTTTTCGGCAAGTACATTTCCACCGTTGCCGAGCGCGGCGCAACACTCGGTGCGGGCGCGACGAAGACGTACAAGATCAAGGAAAGTCTCAAGAGGTACTGGCAGACGGAGATTTGGCACGAGTGTCTGGATCTGTTGCTCAACCCGCTGATGCACATGGAGGGCGAGGAAGGCAGGCGACTGCCGGTGCTGAAGGGGATGAGGGAGGTGAGGGAGAAGATGGAGGTGTATCTGGAGGGTAATTGCGAGAAAGGGATTGGGCTGAAGGCGCTGGTTAGGAAGATGGAAGAGGCTGTCAGGAAGAGATGA